The following proteins are co-located in the Myxococcus fulvus genome:
- a CDS encoding LETM1 domain-containing protein, with protein sequence MRLGPGRARARAYLRRTLRASGLLYGTPADAPTALDAMPDNEFQARALEDQLFHAVLRTLAALALELARQVGAPEGRRVEQLLVLFSVLGGELMLAEVLAEQLAQGKPVTKRQVAKVEVALRKREPTLAGDPVYGLVLHNGAQYADAQLFCRQAIDYFASGRLSREQTRRRLDFASKQKALLVEVLTGLACVDRLPGTPARRAILKQVEDLRLPAAMASELKAAVKQSFERRRSVRDVVRQVRSVDMRHFLLEQTLLAALVDGRRTRRERAFIDTLADALHVSKEELHRLELEMAEFYARHRSIVDVFTVRDAASAMGDDMVAGMQETLEKNFYRLMQEVRETGDLAVLVAKVARRQKLTEDERQRMRAQLIDVAKAIPALAIFAAPGGLLLLAALAKLLPFSLLPSAFQDDDVPEVLPDDAEDFGPEREAG encoded by the coding sequence TTGCGGCTGGGGCCCGGGCGCGCCCGGGCTCGGGCGTATCTGCGGCGCACCCTGCGCGCCAGCGGGCTGTTGTACGGCACCCCAGCGGACGCGCCCACGGCGCTGGACGCGATGCCGGACAACGAGTTCCAGGCGCGGGCGCTGGAGGACCAGCTCTTCCACGCGGTGCTGCGGACGCTGGCGGCGCTCGCGCTGGAGCTGGCGCGGCAGGTGGGTGCGCCCGAGGGGCGCCGGGTGGAGCAGCTGCTGGTGCTCTTCTCCGTGCTGGGCGGGGAGCTGATGCTGGCGGAGGTGCTGGCGGAGCAGCTGGCCCAGGGCAAGCCGGTGACGAAGCGGCAGGTGGCCAAGGTGGAGGTGGCGCTGCGCAAGCGCGAGCCCACGTTGGCCGGTGACCCCGTGTACGGGCTGGTGCTGCACAACGGCGCGCAGTACGCGGACGCGCAGCTGTTCTGTCGGCAGGCCATCGACTACTTCGCGAGCGGGCGCTTGTCGCGGGAGCAGACGCGGCGGCGGTTGGACTTCGCGTCGAAGCAGAAGGCGCTGCTGGTGGAGGTGTTGACGGGGCTGGCGTGCGTGGACCGGTTGCCGGGGACTCCCGCGCGGCGGGCCATCCTCAAGCAGGTGGAGGACTTGCGGCTGCCGGCGGCGATGGCGTCCGAGCTGAAGGCGGCGGTGAAGCAGTCCTTCGAGCGGCGGCGCTCGGTGCGGGACGTGGTGCGCCAGGTGCGCAGCGTGGACATGCGCCACTTCCTGTTGGAGCAGACGCTGCTGGCGGCGCTGGTGGACGGGCGGCGCACGCGGCGGGAGCGGGCCTTCATCGACACGCTGGCGGACGCGCTGCACGTGTCGAAGGAGGAGCTGCACCGGCTGGAGCTGGAGATGGCGGAGTTCTACGCGCGCCATCGCTCCATCGTGGATGTGTTCACGGTGCGCGACGCGGCCAGCGCCATGGGTGATGACATGGTGGCGGGCATGCAGGAGACGCTGGAGAAGAACTTCTACCGGCTGATGCAGGAGGTCCGCGAGACGGGGGACCTGGCGGTGCTGGTGGCGAAGGTGGCGCGGCGTCAGAAGCTCACGGAGGACGAGCGGCAGCGCATGCGCGCGCAGCTCATCGACGTGGCGAAGGCGATTCCCGCGCTCGCCATCTTCGCGGCGCCCGGTGGGTTGCTGCTGTTGGCGGCGCTGGCCAAGTTGCTGCCGTTCAGTCTGTTGCCCAGCGCGTTCCAGGACGACGACGTCCCCGAGGTGCTCCCCGATGACGCCGAGGACTTCGGCCCGGAGCGCGAGGCGGGGTGA